The following proteins come from a genomic window of Oncorhynchus masou masou isolate Uvic2021 unplaced genomic scaffold, UVic_Omas_1.1 unplaced_scaffold_1510, whole genome shotgun sequence:
- the LOC135531087 gene encoding pyrroline-5-carboxylate reductase 1, mitochondrial-like — MRCMTNTPVVVREGATVYATGTHAEVEDGKLLEQLMASVGFCTEVEEDLIDAVTGLSGSGPAYAFTALDALADGGVKMGLPRRLAVRLGAQALLGAAKMLLDSELHPGQLKDNVCSPGGATIHALHVMESGGFRSLLINAVEASCIRTRELQFLADQERISPAAIKKTTLDKVMQQPGVSQGSGVNGKPGLSLRRNPPGPVKKNN; from the exons ATGAGGTGTATGACCAACACCCCCGTCGTGGTGAGAGAGGGAGCTACAGTCTACGCTACAGGAACACATgctgag GTGGAGGATGGTAAGTTGTTGGAACAGCTGATGGCCAGTGTTGGGTTCTGTacagaggtggaggaggaccTTATCGATGCCGTCACTGGCCTCAGTGGCAGCGGCCCCGCCTAC GCGTTCACAGCTCTGGATGCCCTAGCCGATGGAGGGGTGAAGATGGGTCTACCCAGGAGACTAGCGGTCAGACTGGGAGCTCAGGCACTACTG GGAGCAGCTAAGATGTTGTTGGACTCTGAGCTGCACCCTGGCCAGCTGAAGGACAACGTGTGTTCCCCTGGGGGAGCCACCATCCACGCCCTGCACGTGATGGAGAGTGGCGGATTCCGCAGTCTGCTCATCAACGCCGTGGAGGCTTCTTGTATCAGGACACg ggaGCTGCAGTTCCTAGCGGACCAGGAGCGCATCTCCCCGGCAGCCATTAAGAAGACCACCCTGGACAAGGTCATGCAGCAGCCTGGGGTCagccaggggtcaggggtcaacgGCAAGCCAGGACTCAGCCTCAGGAGAAACCCTCCAGGACCTGTCAAGAAGAACAACTga